A DNA window from Microcystis aeruginosa NIES-843 contains the following coding sequences:
- a CDS encoding GIY-YIG nuclease family protein, with the protein MEETVHDNFFKKFTVVTATRSAADYLPESSGVYAFYHAFDFSEHDLCGNIKTRLQNTVFKTKFSENNDRSKFTIDICGEPVSLSQNMEYFLQEISQPKERRILKEFLISCSILQHPEYIGTANNLRMRFLQHLEREDGFLSKHGNSRSNNEFLFISFPCPKNISRQLESLLIQLCQPKFNTQRS; encoded by the coding sequence ATGGAAGAAACAGTTCACGACAATTTTTTCAAAAAATTTACTGTGGTAACAGCTACTAGATCTGCTGCAGATTATCTCCCGGAGTCATCGGGTGTTTACGCTTTCTATCATGCGTTTGATTTTTCTGAGCATGATTTGTGTGGTAATATCAAGACTCGCTTGCAAAATACAGTGTTTAAAACAAAATTTTCTGAGAATAATGATAGAAGCAAATTTACCATAGATATCTGTGGAGAGCCAGTTAGTTTATCTCAGAATATGGAATATTTTCTTCAAGAAATTTCTCAACCAAAGGAGCGAAGAATTCTGAAAGAGTTTCTAATTTCATGTAGCATTTTACAGCATCCAGAATATATTGGCACGGCAAACAATTTAAGAATGAGATTTCTTCAACACTTGGAAAGAGAGGATGGTTTTTTATCAAAACATGGAAATTCAAGATCGAATAACGAATTTTTGTTTATTTCCTTTCCTTGTCCGAAAAATATTTCTAGACAATTGGAAAGCTTATTAATTCAATTATGTCAACCCAAATTCAATACTCAAAGGAGTTAA
- the speB gene encoding agmatinase, with the protein MLLSCATGSEQFLGSEAIATYATAKAVILPIPYEATTTYRKGCETGPAAVITASQQLEAYDEELKRETCLEVGIYTHDAIADTRQQPQLSAEEMLAVTTATVSRLIADDKFVVAVGGEHAITTGVVQAYRQALSEPFTVVQIDAHGDMRFEYEGSHHNHACVMRRVLEMGLPTLPVGIRAICREEAELIAKQQIPVVWDRDIAGDPNWIEKAIAKISTEKVFLTIDVDGIDPALIPGVGTPEPGGLSWHQTLGFLRRLFQTHQVIGCDVMELAPISDSVVSEFTTAKLIYKLIGYQFTA; encoded by the coding sequence ATGTTATTGTCTTGCGCCACCGGTAGCGAACAATTTTTAGGGAGTGAAGCGATCGCCACTTACGCCACAGCTAAGGCCGTGATCCTGCCGATTCCCTACGAGGCCACCACCACCTATCGCAAGGGTTGTGAAACTGGACCGGCGGCGGTGATTACCGCTTCCCAACAATTGGAAGCCTATGATGAGGAACTTAAGAGGGAAACCTGTTTAGAAGTGGGCATCTATACCCATGATGCGATCGCCGATACCCGTCAACAACCGCAATTGTCCGCCGAGGAGATGTTAGCCGTCACCACAGCTACAGTTTCTCGTTTAATTGCCGATGATAAATTTGTCGTCGCCGTCGGGGGTGAACACGCTATCACTACGGGAGTAGTACAAGCTTACCGACAGGCTTTATCGGAACCTTTTACGGTGGTTCAAATTGATGCCCATGGCGATATGCGTTTTGAGTACGAAGGATCGCACCATAACCACGCCTGTGTGATGCGTCGGGTGTTAGAAATGGGTTTACCGACCTTACCCGTGGGAATTCGGGCTATTTGTCGGGAAGAAGCCGAATTAATTGCTAAACAACAGATTCCCGTGGTTTGGGATCGAGATATCGCCGGTGATCCGAATTGGATCGAAAAAGCGATCGCCAAAATTAGCACCGAGAAGGTATTTTTAACCATAGACGTGGATGGCATAGATCCGGCTTTAATTCCGGGGGTGGGAACACCTGAACCGGGGGGGTTAAGTTGGCATCAAACCCTAGGCTTTCTCCGTCGTCTTTTCCAAACTCATCAGGTGATTGGCTGCGATGTGATGGAATTGGCCCCGATTAGTGATTCGGTGGTCTCGGAATTTACCACTGCCAAGTTAATTTATAAGTTAATTGGCTATCAATTTACTGCCTAG
- a CDS encoding nucleotidyltransferase family protein codes for MKRDEVLTILAKHREQLEKLGVKSLSLFGSVARDEARFDSDVDLLVEFSKAVGLFEFIEVRLYLEDILGCSVDLGTQDSLKEHLRQPVLKDVINAF; via the coding sequence ATGAAACGAGATGAGGTACTAACAATTCTCGCGAAACACCGAGAACAATTAGAAAAACTAGGGGTAAAATCTCTGTCTCTATTTGGTTCAGTAGCAAGGGATGAAGCACGTTTTGACAGTGATGTAGATTTATTGGTAGAATTTAGTAAAGCGGTAGGGTTATTTGAGTTTATCGAGGTACGACTTTACTTAGAAGATATATTAGGATGTTCTGTTGATTTAGGTACTCAAGATTCTTTAAAAGAACATTTACGACAACCTGTATTAAAGGATGTGATTAATGCCTTTTAG
- a CDS encoding DNA sulfur modification protein DndB: MELDNQSPETIEYKAITGKFGEVRYFITTLEQSDAVENIRFADEIQGSWSFSERVQRKLDEKRAETEIFSYLAQGGIRFFNSIVVVLLPNSNEQREFWDFSTVSSQGKTVEKWVNLKLYKNVARIVIDGQHRLLSLKRYWNAHTGKEPLNSQQLKDSFDCSETFDIPVVYLVFRELGRVGYSNASETIRDDIIKATRNIFTVINKTAKSIDKQTQLLLDDSKISALIPRKILEEKVLEDKYVKWSSTNSLNQADPYLTTLNLISECTMEILKDSPQALKKSFNSPNERQMALKDYYDSHPNLSQIGTKAVLNWFFNELQPFKDWISQLNYLEVDVPIQPDQPQLKPSQKAAIKRLRQSSILYTVLGQKILFFAVSRYLLRIRKEYRITATLSAISDSIKKMDQEGFFQRNQPHWSNIIVQPNENLSILTKGSGADKCVELVKIILSDTSDGVRELIKKTKEEISPDVNWNEHLISKWKKEFHVILPRVDLIDEQLQESSESEDLFSEVREKLDSFEEEENEFAKIEYDGDIFQENE, from the coding sequence ATGGAACTAGATAATCAGTCTCCAGAAACTATTGAATATAAAGCAATCACTGGTAAGTTTGGTGAAGTTAGATACTTTATAACAACCTTAGAACAAAGTGATGCAGTAGAAAACATTCGATTTGCTGACGAGATACAAGGCAGCTGGAGCTTCTCCGAAAGAGTCCAGAGAAAACTCGATGAAAAAAGAGCGGAAACAGAAATATTTTCCTACTTAGCTCAAGGGGGAATTAGGTTTTTTAATTCAATTGTAGTCGTCCTTTTGCCAAACTCAAATGAGCAACGAGAGTTCTGGGATTTTTCTACAGTTAGTAGTCAAGGTAAAACTGTAGAAAAATGGGTTAATTTAAAACTGTACAAAAACGTTGCTAGAATTGTCATTGATGGACAACATAGATTACTTTCTCTAAAAAGATACTGGAATGCTCACACAGGCAAAGAACCATTAAATTCTCAACAGTTAAAAGATAGCTTTGATTGCTCTGAAACCTTTGATATACCAGTTGTTTACTTAGTATTTAGAGAACTTGGAAGGGTAGGCTATAGCAATGCAAGCGAAACTATTAGAGATGATATTATCAAAGCGACTCGTAATATTTTTACAGTTATAAACAAAACTGCAAAATCTATTGATAAACAAACTCAATTATTGCTAGATGACAGTAAAATATCAGCATTAATTCCCAGAAAAATTTTGGAAGAAAAAGTGCTTGAAGACAAATATGTTAAATGGTCTTCTACAAACAGTTTAAATCAAGCAGATCCTTATCTAACTACACTAAATTTAATTAGTGAATGTACTATGGAAATTTTAAAAGACTCCCCGCAAGCTTTAAAAAAATCATTTAATTCACCTAATGAGCGACAAATGGCTTTAAAAGATTACTATGATTCTCATCCTAATTTGTCACAAATAGGCACAAAAGCTGTACTTAATTGGTTTTTTAACGAACTTCAACCATTTAAGGATTGGATATCACAGCTAAATTATTTAGAGGTAGATGTGCCGATTCAACCAGATCAACCGCAGCTGAAACCTAGCCAGAAAGCAGCGATAAAAAGGTTACGGCAATCCAGTATTTTATACACAGTTTTGGGACAAAAAATACTCTTTTTTGCAGTTTCGAGATATTTACTTAGAATAAGAAAAGAGTATCGGATTACCGCCACTCTTAGCGCTATCTCAGATAGTATTAAGAAAATGGATCAAGAAGGTTTTTTTCAAAGAAACCAACCACACTGGTCTAATATCATAGTACAGCCTAATGAAAATCTGAGCATTCTTACTAAAGGTTCTGGAGCCGATAAATGTGTAGAACTTGTCAAAATAATATTATCTGATACCTCTGATGGTGTAAGAGAGCTAATAAAAAAGACCAAAGAGGAAATTAGTCCTGATGTTAACTGGAATGAACATTTAATTTCTAAATGGAAAAAAGAGTTTCATGTCATCCTACCTAGAGTAGATTTGATTGATGAGCAACTACAAGAATCGTCTGAATCGGAGGATTTATTTTCTGAAGTTAGAGAGAAGCTAGACTCTTTTGAAGAAGAAGAAAACGAATTTGCTAAAATTGAATACGATGGGGATATTTTTCAAGAAAATGAATAA
- a CDS encoding Druantia anti-phage system protein DruA, with product MKKHQKDHVRDQLLSKLSEYGVEWDFDSQKLIVDDLRFMQNRLAQHTNSKGLKYEEEFKNCLAKPEEINILKINPYLEVVNTQKQRELWTYATSFWSIPVTTGYGRRIRFLVFDEQNNKLIGIFGLSDPIIGLGVRDQYITWTKDQKLERLYNCMTAYILGAVPPYNLVLSSKLIALCLMFPEVRKHFYEKYNNRVSIISGQNKQADLVYIDTLGAFGKSAIYNRLMNWKFIGYTKGQSHLHITANGSWELIKQVVPETIFDTYKFGQGPNWKLRVLKKGLRELGFSEDMLSIGWQRGYYSCPLAENWQEYLLGESNQLQWKILDRNQLIKYWKNQWIIPRLDKLEENLRKTKSLD from the coding sequence ATGAAAAAACACCAAAAAGATCACGTTCGAGATCAATTGTTATCAAAGTTATCTGAATATGGAGTTGAATGGGATTTTGACTCTCAAAAGTTAATAGTTGATGATTTACGATTTATGCAAAATCGATTAGCTCAACATACGAACTCAAAAGGTTTAAAATATGAGGAGGAATTTAAAAATTGTTTAGCTAAACCTGAAGAAATAAATATTCTTAAAATCAATCCTTACTTAGAAGTTGTGAACACCCAGAAACAAAGAGAACTTTGGACTTATGCTACTTCTTTTTGGTCAATCCCTGTTACAACTGGTTATGGTAGAAGAATACGTTTTTTAGTTTTTGATGAACAAAATAATAAATTAATTGGTATTTTTGGACTCAGTGATCCAATTATTGGTTTAGGAGTTAGAGATCAGTATATCACTTGGACAAAAGATCAAAAGCTAGAGAGATTATATAATTGTATGACTGCTTATATTTTAGGTGCTGTACCTCCTTATAATCTAGTTCTCAGCAGTAAATTAATTGCTTTATGTTTGATGTTCCCTGAAGTTAGAAAGCACTTCTATGAAAAGTATAACAATAGAGTATCCATTATTTCTGGACAAAATAAACAAGCTGATTTAGTTTATATAGATACTTTAGGAGCATTTGGAAAATCAGCAATATATAACCGTTTAATGAACTGGAAATTTATAGGTTATACAAAAGGTCAAAGCCATTTACATATAACGGCTAACGGAAGTTGGGAATTAATTAAACAAGTCGTTCCAGAAACCATTTTTGATACTTATAAATTTGGTCAAGGTCCAAATTGGAAACTAAGAGTTTTAAAAAAAGGACTAAGAGAACTAGGATTTTCAGAAGATATGCTAAGTATTGGTTGGCAAAGAGGATATTATAGTTGTCCACTAGCTGAGAATTGGCAAGAGTATTTATTAGGAGAATCCAATCAACTACAATGGAAGATTTTAGATCGTAATCAACTGATTAAATACTGGAAAAATCAATGGATTATCCCACGTTTAGATAAATTAGAGGAAAATCTAAGGAAAACGAAAAGTTTAGATTAA
- a CDS encoding DUF5615 family PIN-like protein, producing MRILLDECAPRPLKRELADYEVCTVVEMGWSGKKNGELLRLMSQEGFTILLTTDQNLRYQQNLQQAGVAVIVLVATSNKLSDLLPLMPDACSVLDKVSPGEVIEVGGS from the coding sequence ATGCGAATCCTGCTTGATGAATGCGCCCCACGCCCGTTAAAGCGTGAGCTTGCCGATTACGAGGTATGCACAGTTGTTGAGATGGGATGGTCAGGGAAAAAGAACGGTGAGTTGCTGAGGCTGATGAGTCAGGAGGGTTTCACGATTCTCCTCACTACAGATCAAAATTTGCGTTATCAGCAAAATTTACAGCAAGCTGGAGTGGCAGTTATTGTTCTTGTAGCAACCAGCAACAAACTTTCTGACTTACTTCCCCTAATGCCAGATGCCTGTAGCGTATTAGATAAAGTCTCTCCAGGAGAAGTGATTGAAGTTGGAGGCTCCTGA
- a CDS encoding DUF433 domain-containing protein: MTVKASSQLDIFVMALISGVVHSDPDILGGTPVFVGTRVPMRTLLDYLEAGDSLEVFLDHFPSVSREQAISALELAKEMLTAYANPA, from the coding sequence ATGACTGTAAAAGCTAGTAGCCAGTTGGATATATTTGTTATGGCATTAATATCCGGTGTTGTTCACAGTGATCCCGACATTCTAGGGGGAACCCCTGTTTTTGTAGGAACTCGTGTGCCGATGAGAACCCTACTTGATTATCTTGAGGCTGGTGATTCATTAGAGGTATTTCTAGACCATTTTCCCAGTGTCAGTCGAGAACAGGCGATCTCAGCCCTTGAATTAGCAAAGGAAATGTTGACAGCCTATGCGAATCCTGCTTGA
- a CDS encoding ATP-binding protein, with protein sequence MDLLDKLNNHSDQFNIGSVGSPSNTTEIIIDINQKSEKKRNLGQLVCLVQPQDQENLVVIGQISEIETQNRWHEDLTFRGIIKRRGSLPHLSEKADVRTAKLNVQACFSIAPDGKITAGTLGTSPATGTPIISVRDEILDKLLEQYKNQIIYLGNAYATDVKMPLWLKHFDRGEGGAGEAYHIGVFGKSGSGKSGLAAYMLLGYARHKNMGIIFIDPQNQFASETDLPFKLHDSLRKLGRKVEVYRLTNQIRLGTKNNAVNLFCSLLLKTEFYRNIGVRGKENQDYASDEVSRIIRDILSHQKVELKNGGDDLLLNVLQSLIQDNNALQRIYASSQPRQRLQDTLKELIDNEREFKRVQQEIWQPVLDLFLENDSQGNHRSSLWHIVQKSASDEQKPIVFLDIKGEGTTFADNEEIKALILKEISTILKVAGENAFKEDKKLNCLICLDEAHRFVKSSFGNDDNSEMSNLTRTFVDGVRTTRKYGLGYMFITQTIASLHKEIVGQLRLYAFGYGLTSGSEYRQIEELVSDKQALSLYKSFVDPQSNKQYPFMFLGPVSPLSFTGSPLFVQMFTEFSQFQNANNLQSSDEFHF encoded by the coding sequence ATGGATTTACTTGACAAACTCAACAATCACTCAGATCAATTTAACATCGGTAGCGTTGGTTCACCGAGTAACACGACAGAAATTATTATAGATATTAATCAAAAAAGTGAGAAAAAGAGAAATTTAGGGCAGTTAGTCTGTCTGGTTCAACCGCAAGATCAAGAAAATTTAGTGGTTATCGGACAAATTAGTGAGATAGAAACTCAAAATCGCTGGCATGAAGATTTAACCTTTAGAGGTATTATTAAGCGTAGAGGTTCACTTCCTCATCTTAGTGAAAAAGCAGATGTGAGAACAGCTAAATTAAACGTTCAGGCTTGTTTTAGTATTGCGCCAGATGGAAAAATCACCGCAGGAACGTTAGGAACTTCCCCGGCAACGGGTACGCCTATTATTTCAGTTCGAGATGAAATTTTAGATAAGCTTTTAGAGCAATACAAAAATCAAATTATTTACTTAGGTAATGCTTATGCTACTGATGTTAAAATGCCTCTTTGGTTAAAACATTTTGATAGAGGAGAAGGAGGAGCAGGAGAAGCTTATCATATCGGAGTTTTTGGAAAAAGTGGCTCTGGTAAGTCTGGTTTAGCCGCTTATATGCTTCTGGGTTATGCTAGACACAAAAATATGGGCATCATTTTCATAGATCCTCAAAATCAATTTGCAAGTGAGACAGATTTGCCCTTTAAACTGCATGACTCGCTCCGAAAGTTAGGTAGAAAAGTTGAAGTTTATCGTTTAACTAATCAAATTAGATTAGGAACTAAAAATAATGCTGTAAATTTATTTTGCTCTCTTTTACTAAAAACAGAGTTTTATAGAAATATTGGAGTTAGAGGTAAAGAAAATCAAGACTATGCTTCTGATGAAGTATCTCGAATTATTAGAGATATTTTATCCCATCAAAAAGTAGAGCTAAAAAATGGTGGTGATGACTTATTATTAAATGTCTTACAGTCATTAATACAAGATAATAATGCTCTACAAAGGATCTATGCTAGTTCTCAGCCAAGACAGCGTTTACAAGATACTCTTAAAGAGCTTATAGATAATGAAAGGGAATTTAAAAGAGTTCAACAAGAAATTTGGCAACCTGTATTAGATTTATTTCTTGAAAATGATAGTCAAGGTAATCATAGAAGCTCATTGTGGCATATTGTTCAAAAATCTGCTAGTGATGAGCAAAAGCCTATTGTATTTTTAGATATTAAGGGTGAGGGTACAACTTTCGCAGATAATGAGGAAATCAAAGCACTGATTCTTAAAGAGATTAGCACAATTTTAAAAGTAGCGGGAGAAAATGCCTTTAAAGAGGATAAAAAATTAAACTGTTTAATTTGTCTTGATGAAGCTCATCGCTTTGTTAAATCCTCTTTTGGTAATGATGATAATAGTGAAATGTCCAACCTAACAAGAACATTTGTAGATGGTGTAAGAACCACAAGAAAATACGGCTTGGGTTATATGTTTATTACTCAAACAATTGCATCTTTACATAAAGAAATTGTCGGTCAATTAAGACTTTACGCTTTTGGATATGGTTTAACTTCTGGTAGTGAATACAGACAAATTGAAGAATTAGTAAGTGATAAACAGGCTTTAAGCTTATACAAATCATTTGTTGACCCTCAAAGTAATAAACAATATCCGTTTATGTTTCTCGGTCCGGTTTCCCCTTTGTCTTTTACGGGTTCTCCTTTATTTGTTCAGATGTTTACAGAATTCAGTCAATTTCAAAATGCTAATAATCTTCAATCCTCGGATGAGTTCCATTTTTAA
- a CDS encoding aromatic ring-hydroxylating oxygenase subunit alpha, producing MTSLLRDFWYVATPANKLKPGQLMAKKMLGEPIVVGRREDGEVFALRDICPHRGIPLHHGWIEGDGVYCCYHGWKFNTSDGVCSEIPSLTEHDRLDISRICVTSYPCREIQGHIWVFIPADSKREINRENLPPVPTIADFGKLTPKVAETITFDCNIDHAVVGLMDPAHGPYVHTSWWWRSGPRQFRVKEKQYEPVPLGFRLAPYDMPVSAKPYKILGSKVSIEIVFELPSVRTEILRGDRYLACAFTAITPIDENHCEVHQSLYYTIPWLAFLTPLLRYLTLQFLKQDRDVVIKQQEGLSYHPALMLIDDADTQAKWYYRLKQEYEKSQAEKRDFVNPIKAQILRWRS from the coding sequence ATGACTAGCTTACTGCGCGACTTTTGGTATGTGGCCACACCGGCAAATAAACTTAAACCCGGTCAGCTAATGGCCAAAAAAATGCTAGGTGAACCGATTGTTGTTGGCAGGAGAGAGGATGGAGAAGTGTTCGCATTGCGGGATATTTGCCCCCATCGTGGCATTCCGCTGCACCATGGCTGGATTGAAGGGGATGGGGTATACTGTTGCTATCATGGCTGGAAATTTAATACTAGCGATGGCGTTTGTTCTGAAATCCCCTCATTAACTGAACACGATCGCCTTGATATTAGCAGAATTTGTGTCACCAGTTATCCCTGTCGTGAAATACAAGGTCATATCTGGGTGTTTATTCCGGCAGACTCAAAAAGAGAAATTAATCGAGAAAATCTGCCCCCTGTGCCGACTATTGCCGATTTTGGCAAACTTACCCCCAAAGTAGCCGAAACTATCACTTTTGACTGCAATATTGACCATGCAGTGGTGGGATTGATGGATCCGGCCCACGGTCCCTACGTTCATACTTCTTGGTGGTGGCGCAGCGGTCCGCGCCAATTTCGGGTCAAAGAAAAACAATACGAACCTGTTCCCCTCGGTTTTCGTCTTGCCCCCTATGATATGCCAGTAAGTGCGAAACCTTATAAAATTTTGGGTAGTAAAGTATCGATTGAAATTGTTTTTGAATTGCCCTCGGTGCGTACAGAAATACTACGAGGTGATCGCTATTTGGCCTGTGCTTTTACAGCAATTACTCCCATCGATGAAAATCACTGCGAAGTCCATCAAAGTTTATACTATACGATTCCTTGGTTGGCATTTTTAACCCCTCTTTTGCGTTATTTAACTCTACAATTCCTCAAACAGGATCGCGATGTGGTGATTAAACAACAGGAAGGACTTAGTTATCATCCAGCTTTGATGTTAATTGATGATGCCGATACCCAGGCCAAATGGTATTATCGCCTCAAGCAGGAATACGAAAAATCTCAAGCAGAAAAACGGGATTTTGTCAACCCCATTAAAGCACAAATTTTACGGTGGCGCAGTTAG
- a CDS encoding DNA double-strand break repair nuclease NurA yields MTNNKNDNYANLPDELLEDILEDAPKIAEKIKPLFNELQQQRKTLHQILDDNDLICRVDDLENPPIPSVAAVDGGQAIEKSIGADTLIAVGVGVEGLVREDQRKWGSVQYKNWQDVLPHSSESNPKVTRGAMTALELLVISQTPHDVIIADGSHQTPVIGINSLTSMSTLDEPHFQQATWDIINRFSLIDSLKKAMTNPNIVYMVKYDSSQEIGLSVLKNFDLKLDDKTSMTLILNAGEFTKPLPVGQTTKTERVWNDLYISVSGKFDFQGKRDKIKEDLNQAIILPKSRKVYFTYYKPYQWSPAYRIEMKESCANTEIELAKVLKAIKEQVVSTEIKEPYPQYLADLMAKSISDGLEALRAVVQYQFSDNPDFLQLLTQSYRT; encoded by the coding sequence ATGACTAACAATAAAAATGATAACTATGCTAACTTGCCAGATGAATTACTAGAAGACATTCTGGAAGATGCTCCTAAAATAGCAGAAAAAATCAAGCCACTTTTCAATGAATTACAACAACAAAGAAAAACCCTGCATCAAATCTTAGATGATAATGATTTAATTTGTAGAGTTGACGATTTAGAAAACCCACCTATTCCTTCTGTTGCAGCGGTTGACGGTGGACAAGCTATTGAAAAATCTATTGGTGCTGATACTTTAATTGCAGTTGGTGTTGGTGTTGAAGGATTAGTTAGAGAAGATCAGCGAAAATGGGGTTCAGTTCAATACAAAAATTGGCAAGATGTTCTCCCGCACAGTTCTGAGAGTAATCCTAAAGTGACTAGAGGAGCGATGACAGCTTTAGAATTATTAGTTATTAGTCAAACACCACATGATGTGATTATTGCCGATGGTTCTCATCAAACACCAGTTATCGGAATTAACAGCTTAACCAGTATGTCAACGTTGGATGAACCGCATTTTCAACAAGCTACATGGGATATCATTAATAGGTTTAGCTTGATAGATTCTCTTAAAAAAGCGATGACCAATCCCAATATAGTATATATGGTTAAATATGATTCTTCTCAAGAAATTGGCTTAAGTGTTTTAAAAAACTTTGACCTCAAGCTTGACGATAAAACCAGCATGACATTAATTTTAAATGCCGGTGAATTTACTAAACCGTTACCTGTGGGTCAAACCACAAAAACAGAGCGAGTTTGGAACGATTTATATATTTCAGTTTCAGGTAAATTTGATTTTCAAGGTAAGCGAGACAAGATAAAAGAGGACTTAAACCAAGCTATTATTTTGCCTAAAAGCCGAAAAGTATATTTTACTTATTATAAACCTTATCAATGGTCGCCAGCTTATAGGATAGAAATGAAAGAAAGCTGTGCTAATACAGAAATTGAATTAGCCAAAGTATTAAAAGCTATCAAAGAACAAGTTGTTTCAACAGAGATCAAAGAACCTTATCCTCAATATTTAGCGGATCTGATGGCTAAAAGTATTAGTGATGGTTTAGAAGCGTTAAGAGCCGTGGTACAATATCAATTTAGTGATAACCCTGACTTTCTCCAATTGTTGACCCAATCTTACAGAACTTAA
- a CDS encoding N-acetylmannosamine-6-phosphate 2-epimerase, whose amino-acid sequence MRIETLKSGLIVSCQAPVESSLHDPVIIAAMAHACVDRGACGVRIDSPAHLKATRQQLPDIPIIGLWKRNYPDCSVYITPKYQDALAIADAGADIIALDATPRKRPNDENLATIIDRIHQETGKLVMADIDSIESAIYAVAAGADIVGTTLYGYTEATKNLPPPSFSFLEELVNKLSVPVICEGGISTPTEAKKALEVGAYSVVVGTAITGIDLKTTAFLQGILSKD is encoded by the coding sequence ATGCGAATAGAAACCTTAAAATCGGGTTTAATCGTCTCCTGTCAAGCGCCAGTGGAGTCATCTCTGCACGATCCTGTAATTATTGCCGCCATGGCTCATGCTTGCGTGGATAGGGGTGCTTGTGGGGTAAGAATTGATAGTCCCGCTCATCTGAAAGCCACCCGTCAACAATTGCCGGATATACCGATAATTGGACTCTGGAAACGCAATTATCCCGATTGTTCGGTATATATTACTCCCAAATATCAAGATGCTCTCGCCATTGCCGATGCGGGTGCCGATATAATTGCCTTGGATGCTACCCCCAGAAAGCGTCCTAATGATGAAAATTTAGCCACAATTATCGATCGTATTCATCAGGAAACTGGTAAATTAGTCATGGCAGATATAGACTCGATCGAAAGTGCTATTTATGCCGTGGCAGCTGGTGCTGATATTGTCGGTACAACTCTTTACGGTTACACAGAAGCAACTAAAAATCTGCCACCGCCGAGTTTTTCTTTCCTAGAAGAATTAGTTAATAAGTTGTCAGTTCCTGTTATCTGTGAAGGAGGAATATCGACTCCAACAGAAGCAAAAAAAGCCCTAGAAGTTGGTGCATATTCGGTAGTTGTTGGCACGGCAATTACAGGGATTGATTTAAAAACTACCGCTTTTTTACAAGGAATTTTATCAAAAGATTAA